Part of the Paenarthrobacter sp. JL.01a genome is shown below.
CAGTGTCGAACTCCTGGATGTTACTGCTGATGGCACCATCACTCCGCTCGTCTACGGTGCGCGGGTGGTCATCGGAGCTTCTGTTGCCGCCAACGGGGAGACCGCGGTGACCTTCTCCGATGCTTCCACGGTCGGGGATGTGGCGTCTTTGGAGCGTGGTGAACTTCGCCTCCTGACGGACTTCTCCGGGAACCTGCGGAACAACTCCACAGTCATTGAGCCGATGGAGTTTGAGGCCGAATCAAGCGACGGCCACCCTGTTCATGGCTGGCTGGTGATGCCGGAAGGCCCCGGACCACACCCGGTCCTACTCACCATCCACGGCGGCCCTTTCTCCCAATACACGGGAGCCTTCTTCGACGAGGCCCAGGTTTACGCGGCGGCCGGATACGCGGTGGTGATGTGCAACCCCCGCGGTTCCTCAGGCTATGGACAGGACCATGGGCGTGCCATCAAGGGCCAGATGGGCACGCTGGACATGCAGGATGTGCTTTCCTTCCTGGACGCAGCCCTGGCCGCCCATTCTGCCCTTGACCCGGAGCAAGTGGGCATCATGGGCGGTTCCTATGGCGGCTACTTGACGGCGTGGATCATCGCCCACCACCACAGGTTCAAAGCAGCGATCGTGGAACGTGGATTCCTTGATCCCGTCAGCTTTGCCGGTTCCTCGGACATCGGCTGGTTCTTCGGCAACGAGTACACAGGACCCACCCGGGAGGATATGGACGCCCAAAGTCCGATGGCCGTCGTCGGGGATGTCCGGACGCCAACGCTTGTGGTCCACAGCGAAAATGATCTGCGCTGCCCCATCGAACAAGGCCAGCGCTATTACGCGCACTTGAAGGCACAGGAAGTCGACACAGCCCTGCTGGTGTTCCCGGGTGAGGACCACGAATTGTCCCGATCCGGCACGCCGCACCATCGCCGCCAGCGCTTCGAGCACATCCTTCGATGGTGGGCAAAGTATCTTCCAAGTGCTTTGAACCAGACCGAGGCCTGAGGAGGCAGGTCACTCAACGGCTTCAGCCGGGGAAACCGAGTGACCTGCGCGCCCCGTCGATGTCCGGAGAAGCCCAACGTGCTGTGTGCTCGGCATTGCTGGCCAAGGACCGGATCTCGGACTTATCCAAGTACAGGACACCGTGGAGATGGTCGGTTTCATGCTGGACGATTCGAGCCTGCCACCCCGAGAACCATTCCTCTACCGGCTCACCGGAAGGCGTGGCATAGGACAACTCAACATTCCGGTGCCGTTCCACCACAGCCTGATACCCCTTCACTGAGAGGCATCCTTCATAGAACGACGCTGTTTCCGTACCCAAGGGCCGGTATGTCGGATTAACGATGGCGAAAAAGTCCAGTGGCTCCCTGTGCCGCACCTCAGCGGAGACAGGATCGATCTCGTACTTGTCCTCAAGGACAGCCAGCTGCAGGGGAATACCGAGTTGTGGAGCCGCCAGGCCAACACCCGGCGCTGCGTGCATGGCCTCGCGCATCCGGTCGATCAGTGCCAGGAGTTCGACGTCGTCGAGCTGGCCGTCATACGGCGCGGCGAGCTGGCGCAGCACCGGGTGCCCCGCCTGGACGATGCCGGGCAGTTCTTCGGAGTCCAACAGTCTTCGGACGGCGTCCCGGATTTGGAGGGGATTGAAGTCCGTAGCGGGACTCTTGGCTCCGGGATGGGTTTGATGCGTCATGCATCGAGCCTATCGCCACGAGCGTCTACGGCGGTGGGCTAGGCTCATGGGATGACCACTCCCACCCCTCTGGAGCACGTACTCTCGTTCGTGCGGGCAGTTGAAGCCGGCGGCGGCTCAGCCGAACTGCGGCCTTTCCTGGCTGAGGACTTCCAGCTCACGGAATGGCCCCATGCCCTGTCCAAGACCGGCTCCACCCGGAATCTTGCCGAAACCCTGTCGGGCGCTGACGACAGCCAGGACATCGTGGCCGACCAACGCTTTGAGGTCGTCCGCACCACCTGCCAGGATGACCGTGTGGTGCTGGAGATGAACTGGTCGGCCACGCTGCTTCTGGACCTTCCGCATTGGGACCGTGGTGACACCATCCGCGCACGGAGCACAGCAGTCTTCCAGCTGCGGGATGGCCTGATCATCAGCCAGGACACCTACGACTGCTACTACACCGTGCCCGAATAGCTACCGCATGGTGAAGCGCCGCTCCACGAGCTGCGTAACACCAGGCATCCCCAGCAGGCCGGCGAAGAGTCTGTTCCTCACTGTCATGGCGGCCGGCGGAAGTGGTCTGCCCAAGGCCATGTTCAGGCCGGCCTGCCGCGACGCGCGGACCGCAGCCTTCCTCCGGGTCTTCTCAAAGTCCTGCAGCAGCGCCCCAACGTCTGTTCCTGCCAAGGAGGCGTCGATGATCGGCGACAGGGCCGCTGCGTCCAGCCACCCCAGGTTCATGCCCTGCCCGCCGATGGGGCTGATCTCGTGGGCGGCGTCTCCGAGCATCACCACCCGCCCGTGGACCATCCGTGGAAGCAACCGCGACTGCACCTCAAAGGCACTGAGCATCGTATTGCCCGCCGGCTCCAGTACCTCACCCGTTCGTGACTCGACCAACCTGGCCAGACCATCCGCCGTCGCGCCTCTGGCTGGTGCACCAAGCC
Proteins encoded:
- a CDS encoding peptide deformylase: MTHQTHPGAKSPATDFNPLQIRDAVRRLLDSEELPGIVQAGHPVLRQLAAPYDGQLDDVELLALIDRMREAMHAAPGVGLAAPQLGIPLQLAVLEDKYEIDPVSAEVRHREPLDFFAIVNPTYRPLGTETASFYEGCLSVKGYQAVVERHRNVELSYATPSGEPVEEWFSGWQARIVQHETDHLHGVLYLDKSEIRSLASNAEHTARWASPDIDGARRSLGFPG
- a CDS encoding nuclear transport factor 2 family protein, which produces MTTPTPLEHVLSFVRAVEAGGGSAELRPFLAEDFQLTEWPHALSKTGSTRNLAETLSGADDSQDIVADQRFEVVRTTCQDDRVVLEMNWSATLLLDLPHWDRGDTIRARSTAVFQLRDGLIISQDTYDCYYTVPE